The Pedobacter roseus genome contains a region encoding:
- a CDS encoding substrate-binding domain-containing protein, with protein sequence MSFLNDLFIGLDAAKQEELQERLDLVEHKIKFMDKMPVACVDTSNNPGYFLSEEIALAGGMLETDMLSAVFVIYYQQGKTLTDLMREVPSVLNTDWPAVKNNRIILLNDDVERERNAENAVSLIEDIAEMLHPGSFIFGHEGDKWIRFEV encoded by the coding sequence ATGTCTTTTTTAAACGATTTATTTATTGGCCTCGATGCTGCTAAACAGGAAGAATTACAGGAACGTTTAGATTTAGTGGAGCATAAAATTAAATTTATGGATAAAATGCCTGTTGCTTGTGTGGATACCAGCAATAATCCGGGTTACTTTTTATCGGAGGAAATCGCGTTGGCTGGCGGCATGTTAGAAACAGATATGCTGAGCGCTGTTTTTGTGATTTATTATCAACAAGGGAAAACCCTGACTGATTTAATGCGCGAAGTACCTTCTGTATTAAATACAGATTGGCCTGCCGTAAAAAATAACCGCATTATTTTGTTAAACGATGATGTTGAACGCGAAAGAAATGCCGAAAATGCTGTTTCACTAATAGAAGATATTGCCGAAATGCTGCACCCAGGTTCTTTTATTTTTGGCCACGAAGGCGATAAGTGGATCAGGTTTGAGGTTTAA
- a CDS encoding sigma-54-dependent transcriptional regulator, which translates to MNGMVLIIDDEKKISSLLSRIIELEGFKTLQAGTGKEGLKLLKSNDVSIVISDVKLPDVNGVALVKDIKAIKPYVEIINLTAYGTIADGVLAIKNGGFDYLVKGDDNDKIIPLLYKAMDKSNLQRRVSDLENKIAKKHSFETIIGQSKALKEAIDLAKKVSATDTTVLLLGETGTGKEVFAQSIHYESPRAAKPFVALNCSGFSPDLLESELFGYKAGAFTGANKDKKGLLEEANGGTLLLDEIGEMNLDLQAKLLRVLESQTFIKVGDTLTQQVNVRILAATNKDLKADAASGKFRSDLYYRLSVFTIILPPLRERKADIPALAKHYLKEFADKVNRSTPKLDDKILSILSDHSWKGNIRELKNVIERLVILSDGDTLSATALPPEFFEFAPIENDYNLQQIEKQHIQKVLIHTKGNKTETSRLLGIGLTTLYRKIEEYQIREV; encoded by the coding sequence ATGAATGGCATGGTACTCATCATCGATGATGAAAAAAAAATCAGCAGTTTACTTTCCAGGATTATAGAACTTGAAGGCTTTAAAACCTTACAGGCTGGCACCGGAAAAGAAGGACTTAAATTACTTAAAAGTAATGATGTTAGCATCGTAATCAGTGATGTAAAACTGCCGGATGTAAATGGCGTTGCTTTGGTTAAAGATATTAAAGCCATAAAGCCTTATGTAGAGATTATTAACCTTACCGCATACGGAACCATTGCCGACGGCGTTTTGGCGATTAAAAACGGCGGTTTTGATTACCTGGTAAAGGGTGATGATAACGATAAAATTATTCCGCTTTTGTATAAGGCTATGGATAAATCGAACCTGCAGCGCAGAGTTTCTGACCTTGAAAACAAAATTGCTAAAAAACATAGTTTCGAAACCATTATTGGTCAATCAAAAGCCTTAAAAGAAGCGATTGACTTGGCTAAAAAAGTAAGTGCAACGGACACTACTGTATTGCTATTGGGCGAAACCGGTACGGGAAAAGAAGTTTTTGCACAGTCCATCCATTACGAAAGCCCAAGGGCAGCCAAGCCATTTGTAGCCTTAAACTGCAGCGGTTTTAGTCCCGATTTATTGGAAAGCGAATTATTCGGTTACAAAGCCGGGGCCTTTACCGGCGCCAATAAAGATAAAAAAGGATTATTGGAAGAAGCCAACGGAGGTACCTTGTTGCTGGATGAGATAGGCGAAATGAACCTCGATTTACAAGCCAAATTATTGCGCGTACTGGAAAGCCAAACTTTTATAAAAGTAGGTGATACCTTAACTCAACAGGTAAACGTGCGAATTTTGGCAGCAACCAACAAAGATTTAAAAGCAGATGCAGCTTCTGGAAAATTCAGATCAGATCTTTATTACCGCCTTTCGGTTTTTACCATCATCCTGCCACCACTACGCGAACGAAAAGCGGATATCCCTGCATTGGCGAAACATTATCTAAAAGAATTTGCAGATAAGGTAAACCGTTCGACACCGAAACTGGATGATAAGATTTTGTCTATATTAAGCGATCACAGCTGGAAAGGAAATATCCGTGAGTTAAAAAACGTGATCGAGCGTTTGGTCATTTTATCTGATGGTGATACATTGAGTGCAACAGCACTTCCGCCAGAGTTTTTCGAGTTTGCACCTATAGAAAATGATTATAACCTGCAACAGATAGAAAAACAGCACATCCAGAAAGTGCTTATCCATACCAAAGGAAACAAAACGGAAACTTCGAGGTTATTGGGGATCGGTTTAACTACGCTTTACCGGAAAATTGAAGAATATCAGATTAGAGAGGTTTGA
- a CDS encoding PIG-L family deacetylase, whose amino-acid sequence MLKRLTAIFILCFPAIFCAAQQVRPAKSSEIYRELKTLKHLPKVLYLAAHPDDENTGLLSWLINDQNVETAYLSLTRGDGGQNLLGTEQGAALGLIRTHELLEARRLDGAQQFFTRAIDFGFSKNTNDTFKQWDADSITADVVWVIRKFRPDVIICRFPPTAAAGHGQHAASAVVAEKAFKAAADKNMFPNQLKYVSVWQPKRLLWNTFRFGSVNTTAENQLKVTVGQYDAQLGMGYGELAGLSRSLHKSQGAGTQSVAGVRTEYFTNILGDPAKRTLFDGLNLNWSEKGIGDIDELIDIVLLSFNYNQPDKSLHGLLMLRKKITELQDRGLRKDKLAAIDQIILSCAGFMGEVVTNQPEAIAGNGYNFRLNLISRSATPVTLESVNWLNQTDNLNRNLSNDSLITIERKIQIPADAALTEPYWLAKPAKDAATFSVANDTLIGLPEMQSPINVILSLKIENEKFEVSLPLSYKKLDPVKGDVVEALRIIPPLDLSFAEPVYFAKEKEALSVTLRLKANKNINYGKVSFKIGDQVIKTFQGINLPENSITTKDFLIPVEDLAKIKTSQNKLEAIFSSEANEYSKGQVLIQYPHLPTLQYFVPATTWLIKGDVKVLAKKIGYIEGAGDLIPEFLRQAGLQVDVLSEADILNAGKLATYDAVVTGVRVINTEKRIKNWQTALRNYVENGGTIVMQYNTTQDMALQDFGIYPFSISGKRVTEENAEVKFLNPNHKLLNYPNKITADDFKGWVQERGAYFPDKWDAKYEPLFEMNDTGEEPLQGSTLYAKYGKGNFIYTPLAFFRQLPAGNVGAARLFFNFLSAGK is encoded by the coding sequence ATGCTTAAAAGATTAACTGCAATATTCATATTATGCTTTCCTGCAATATTTTGCGCTGCCCAACAGGTGCGTCCGGCAAAATCTTCAGAAATTTATAGAGAACTCAAAACCTTAAAACACTTGCCAAAGGTTTTATATTTAGCTGCTCATCCCGATGATGAAAATACAGGTTTATTGTCCTGGTTAATTAATGATCAAAATGTAGAAACGGCTTATTTATCACTTACCAGGGGAGATGGCGGACAAAATCTTTTAGGTACCGAACAAGGTGCAGCCTTAGGCTTGATCAGAACACACGAACTTTTGGAAGCACGGAGGTTAGATGGTGCACAACAGTTTTTTACCAGGGCCATTGATTTTGGTTTTTCTAAAAATACCAATGATACCTTTAAACAGTGGGATGCCGATAGCATTACGGCAGATGTTGTTTGGGTGATCAGAAAATTCAGACCGGATGTAATTATTTGCCGTTTTCCACCTACCGCTGCTGCAGGACATGGTCAGCATGCTGCTTCTGCAGTTGTTGCAGAAAAGGCTTTTAAAGCTGCTGCAGATAAAAATATGTTTCCCAACCAACTTAAATACGTTTCGGTTTGGCAACCAAAAAGATTATTGTGGAATACTTTTAGGTTCGGATCTGTAAACACTACCGCCGAGAATCAATTAAAAGTAACCGTTGGTCAGTACGATGCACAGTTGGGCATGGGTTATGGCGAGCTGGCTGGTTTAAGCCGAAGCTTGCATAAAAGCCAGGGTGCAGGAACACAATCGGTAGCTGGTGTGCGCACTGAGTATTTTACTAACATTTTGGGCGATCCTGCAAAGCGAACTCTATTTGATGGATTAAACCTTAACTGGTCGGAAAAAGGAATCGGTGATATTGATGAACTGATTGATATTGTGCTGTTATCTTTCAATTACAACCAGCCCGATAAAAGTTTGCACGGACTGTTGATGCTGAGAAAGAAAATTACCGAATTACAAGATCGGGGTTTAAGAAAAGATAAACTGGCGGCTATCGATCAGATTATTTTAAGTTGTGCAGGTTTTATGGGTGAAGTGGTCACAAACCAGCCTGAAGCTATAGCAGGCAATGGCTATAATTTCCGTTTAAATTTAATTTCGAGATCAGCCACTCCGGTAACGTTAGAAAGTGTAAACTGGTTAAACCAAACGGATAACCTGAACAGGAATTTATCTAACGACTCGCTGATCACCATTGAACGTAAAATTCAGATTCCAGCTGATGCAGCACTTACCGAACCTTATTGGTTGGCAAAACCGGCAAAAGATGCTGCGACTTTCAGTGTGGCTAACGATACCTTAATCGGATTACCAGAAATGCAATCGCCAATTAATGTGATATTATCGCTGAAAATTGAAAATGAAAAATTTGAAGTCAGCTTACCATTATCTTATAAAAAATTAGATCCTGTTAAAGGTGACGTGGTAGAAGCCCTGCGGATTATTCCACCACTTGATTTGAGTTTTGCAGAGCCTGTTTATTTTGCTAAAGAAAAAGAAGCGTTAAGTGTCACACTCCGTTTAAAAGCAAACAAAAATATCAACTATGGTAAGGTGAGTTTTAAGATCGGTGATCAGGTGATAAAAACCTTCCAGGGGATCAATTTGCCAGAAAATAGCATCACCACCAAAGATTTCCTGATCCCTGTTGAAGATCTGGCCAAAATAAAAACAAGTCAGAATAAGCTTGAAGCAATTTTCTCATCAGAAGCGAACGAATATTCCAAAGGTCAGGTATTGATCCAATATCCGCATTTACCAACATTGCAGTATTTTGTTCCGGCAACTACCTGGCTGATCAAAGGTGATGTGAAGGTATTGGCGAAAAAGATCGGATACATTGAAGGAGCAGGTGACTTAATCCCTGAATTTTTAAGACAGGCTGGTTTGCAGGTAGATGTACTTAGTGAAGCCGACATCCTGAATGCTGGAAAACTGGCCACTTACGATGCCGTGGTTACTGGTGTAAGGGTGATCAATACTGAAAAAAGGATTAAAAACTGGCAAACCGCATTGCGTAATTATGTAGAAAATGGCGGAACCATTGTAATGCAGTATAATACTACACAGGACATGGCCTTACAGGATTTCGGGATTTATCCATTCTCGATTAGCGGCAAAAGGGTAACCGAAGAAAATGCGGAAGTTAAATTCCTGAACCCTAATCATAAACTCTTAAATTATCCGAATAAAATCACTGCCGATGATTTTAAAGGTTGGGTGCAGGAACGTGGAGCTTATTTCCCTGATAAATGGGATGCCAAATACGAACCCCTTTTCGAAATGAATGATACCGGTGAAGAACCGCTTCAGGGATCAACGCTTTATGCAAAATATGGTAAAGGAAACTTTATTTACACACCTTTAGCTTTTTTTAGGCAATTACCTGCCGGAAATGTTGGTGCAGCTAGGTTATTCTTTAATTTTCTATCAGCTGGAAAGTGA
- a CDS encoding sodium:solute symporter, with protein sequence MSNIDWAVLIFTLLAVVTYGVFIGRGQKSNASYLKADNKMPWYIVLLGIMATQASAITFLSAPGQAYTDGMRFVQYYFGLPLAMIVICITFIPIFQRLNVYTAYEYLENRFDKKTRVLTSLLFLFSRGLSTGISIYAPSIILSSVLNWNIYLTNILTGGILLIYTYVGGAKAIAHTQKLQFLIILGTMAFAGYLLVQNMPNGIGFKDALYLAGKSGKLNVITTEFDWKDKYNIWSGLIGGFFLALSYFGTDQSQVGRYITAKDNTNAKMGLLLNGLVKIPMQFAILLIGALLFAFFSLKPAPIYFNERSYQYLKETQPQQAAAFEKEHNTLEQKFSQQSRQILEEKEKQSPTLNNSIADFRSTQKQVKELHGRVEEAINKSNYNAEKTDTNYIFLYFVKNTLPVGMIGLLFAVIFLASWGSISAALNSLAACSLKDVHLIFNKKEVDDETELKYSRLHTLAWGIFSIAVAMFATQMGSLIEAVNVLGSLFYGPILGIFLVAFYFKKINGPLVFIAAILSEIAVIAVYEFDIVSFLWLNVIGAFAVILFSLVGLLFYQPKSVIGE encoded by the coding sequence ATGAGTAATATCGATTGGGCAGTATTGATATTTACTTTGCTTGCTGTGGTAACTTATGGCGTTTTTATCGGTCGCGGACAAAAAAGTAATGCCTCTTATTTAAAGGCCGATAATAAAATGCCCTGGTATATTGTGCTTTTAGGTATTATGGCTACTCAGGCCAGTGCCATCACTTTTCTATCAGCCCCGGGGCAGGCCTATACCGATGGTATGCGCTTCGTACAATATTATTTTGGGCTGCCATTGGCGATGATCGTCATCTGTATCACTTTCATCCCGATTTTTCAGCGGTTAAATGTTTATACAGCTTACGAATACCTGGAGAACCGCTTTGATAAAAAAACGCGTGTATTAACCTCGTTGCTTTTTCTTTTTTCAAGGGGATTATCAACGGGGATCAGTATTTATGCGCCCAGTATTATTCTATCCAGTGTATTAAACTGGAATATTTATTTAACCAATATTTTAACCGGAGGCATACTTTTAATTTATACCTATGTTGGTGGTGCTAAAGCCATTGCTCACACCCAAAAATTGCAGTTTTTAATCATCCTGGGCACCATGGCCTTCGCCGGATATCTTTTGGTGCAGAACATGCCCAATGGGATCGGTTTTAAAGACGCACTTTACCTGGCTGGCAAATCAGGCAAGTTAAATGTGATTACTACAGAATTCGACTGGAAAGATAAATACAACATCTGGAGCGGACTGATTGGAGGTTTTTTTCTGGCACTTTCCTATTTCGGAACAGACCAGAGTCAGGTAGGCCGGTATATTACCGCGAAAGACAATACCAATGCAAAAATGGGTCTGCTATTAAACGGATTGGTTAAAATTCCGATGCAGTTTGCCATCCTTTTAATCGGTGCATTATTATTCGCCTTTTTCTCATTAAAACCTGCTCCGATATATTTCAATGAACGTTCTTATCAGTATTTGAAAGAAACCCAGCCGCAACAGGCCGCTGCTTTCGAAAAAGAACACAATACATTGGAGCAAAAATTCAGTCAGCAATCAAGGCAAATTCTTGAAGAAAAAGAAAAACAATCTCCTACATTAAATAATTCTATAGCGGATTTTAGGTCGACCCAAAAGCAGGTAAAAGAATTGCATGGCAGGGTAGAAGAAGCGATTAATAAATCGAACTATAATGCCGAAAAAACCGATACCAATTATATCTTTTTATACTTTGTAAAAAACACGCTCCCCGTAGGGATGATCGGATTACTTTTCGCAGTGATTTTCCTGGCCAGTTGGGGATCAATTTCTGCCGCACTTAATTCTTTGGCCGCATGTTCCTTAAAAGATGTACACCTCATTTTTAATAAAAAAGAAGTAGACGATGAAACCGAACTAAAATATAGCCGCCTTCATACCCTGGCCTGGGGAATTTTCTCCATTGCGGTGGCCATGTTTGCCACACAGATGGGTTCCCTGATTGAAGCGGTTAATGTATTGGGGTCACTTTTTTACGGTCCGATATTGGGTATTTTTTTAGTGGCATTTTATTTTAAAAAGATAAACGGACCGTTGGTGTTTATTGCAGCAATCTTATCCGAAATTGCAGTTATTGCCGTATATGAATTCGATATCGTTTCCTTTCTGTGGTTAAACGTAATCGGCGCCTTTGCCGTAATATTATTTTCGTTGGTGGGGCTTTTATTTTATCAGCCTAAAAGCGTTATTGGCGAATAG